A section of the Primulina eburnea isolate SZY01 chromosome 1, ASM2296580v1, whole genome shotgun sequence genome encodes:
- the LOC140833496 gene encoding cullin-3A-like, with product MSGPKKRNVQIEAFKHRVVVDPKYADKTWAILEHAIHEIYNHNASGLSFEELYRNAYNMVLHKYGDKLYSGLVSTMTKHLKTLSESIEAAQGDTFLEELNRKWTEHNKALQMIRDILMYMDRTYIPSMRKIPVHELGLNLWRDKVLHSSKIQTRLQDTLLELVQHERNGDVINRGLMRNITKMLIDLGPSVYHENFEKPFLDVSANFYGVESQQLIENCDCGDYLKKADKRLNEEIDRVSHYLDARSESKITNVVEKELIESHMHRLVHMENSGLVCMIVDEKFEDLGRMYSLFQRVENGLTLIKDVMTSHIRETGKDLISDPERLKEPLNFVEELLNRKDRFDKIISLAFNNDKIFQNALNSSFEYFINLNPRSPEFISLFVDDKLRNGLKKDKEDDIETVLDKVMILFRYLQEKDVFEKYYKQHLAKRLLSGKTASDDAERSLIVKLKTECGYQFTSKLEGMFTDMKTSQDTMQEFHAAMGAELTDGPTLSVQVLTTGSWPTQSISTCNLPLEILGVCDKFRTYYLGTHSGRRLTWQTNMGSAVLGATFGNVQKELSVSTYQMCILMLFNNSDCLSYKEIEQATEIPPSDLKRCLQSLACVKGKIIIKKEPMSKDIGEDDTFFFNDKFTSKLYRVKIGTVVAQKESEPEKQETRQRVEEDRKPQIEAAIVRIMKSRRVLDHNNIVSEVTKQLQPRFLPNPVVIKKRIESLIEREFLERDKTDRKMYRYLA from the exons ATGAGCGGACCGAAGAAGAGGAATGTTCAGATTGAGGCGTTTAAGCATCGGGTGGTGGTGGATCCAAAGTACGCGGACAAGACTTGGGCTATTCTGGAGCACGCGATTCACGAGATTTACAATCACAATGCTAGTGGTCTCAGCTTTGAGGAGTTGTACAG GAATGCATATAATATGGTCTTGCACAAATATGGAGATAAGCTCTATTCCGGCCTTGTCTCTACTATGactaaacatttaaaaacattaTCCGAGTCTATAGAGGCTGCTCAAGGTGATACATTTCTCGAGGAGCTCAATCGGAAATGGACCGAGCATAACAAGGCATTGCAAATGATCAGGGACATATTAATGTACATGGACAGAACTTACATACCAAGCATGCGTAAGATTCCTGTTCACGAGCTTGGTTTGAATTTATGGAGAGACAAAGTTCTCCACTCTAGCAAGATCCAAACACGGCTTCAAGACACTCTTCTTGAACTCGTGCAACATGAGAGGAACGGTGATGTTATTAATAGAGGTCTAATGAGGAATATAACCAAAATGCTAATTGACTTGGGCCCTTCAGTGTACCATGAAAACTTTGAAAAGCCGTTCCTTGATGTATCAGCCAATTTTTATGGTGTGGAGTCTCAACAGCTTATTGAGAACTGTGATTGTGGGGATTATCTGAAGAAAGCTGATAAACGTCTTAATGAAGAGATAGACAGAGTATCGCATTACTTGGATGCAAGAAGTGAATCCAAAATAACCAATGTGGTAGAAAAAGAGTTGATTGAAAGCCACATGCATAGATTAGTTCACATGGAGAACTCTGGCTTGGTCTGTATGATCGTGGATGAAAAGTTCGAGGATTTGGGGAGAATGTACAGTTTGTTTCAGAGAGTGGAAAATGGACTCACATTAATCAAAGATGTCATGACTTCACATATTCGAGAAACTGGAAAGGATCTAATTTCTGATCCAGAAAGGTTGAAGGAACCTCTTAATTTTGTTGAAGAGCTTTTGAATAGAAAGGACAGATTTGACAAGATCATCAGCTTAGCTTTCAATAACGACAAAATATTCCAGAATGCTTTGAATTCTTCCTTTGAGTATTTCATAAATCTTAATCCACGATCTCCCGAATTCATTTCTTTGTTTGTGGACGACAAGCTTCGAAATGGGTTAAAAAAGGACAAGGAAGATGATATAGAGACTGTATTGGATAAAGTGATGATTCTTTTTCGCTACCTCCAAGAGAAAGATGTTTTCGAGAAGTACTACAAGCAGCATTTGGCAAAGAGGCTTCTTTCAGGGAAAACTGCATCTGATGATGCAGAGAGAAGCTTGATTGTAAAGCTCAAAACCGAATGTGGCTATCAGTTCACCTCAAAGCTGGAAGGAATGTTTACTGATATGAAGACTTCTCAAGATACAATGCAGGAGTTTCATGCTGCCATGGGTGCTGAGCTAACCGACGGACCGACACTTTCAGTTCAGGTCCTTACTACTGGATCGTGGCCAACTCAATCCATCTCAACTTGCAATCTTCCTTTAGAAATCCTCGGAGTCTGCGATAAGTTCAGGACATACTATCTTGGAACTCATTCAGGGCGTAGATTGACGTGGCAAACTAACATGGGCAGTGCTGTTTTGGGAGCAACGTTTGGAAATGTCCAAAAGGAGCTTAGCGTGTCCACTTATCAAATGTGCATCCTTATGCTATTCAATAACTCCGATTGCCTAAGTTACAAAGAAATAGAGCAAGCTACTGAGATTCCGCCCTCGGATTTGAAGAGGTGCTTGCAGTCATTAGCTTGTGTCAAGGGGAAAATTATCATTAAAAAAGAACCAATGAGCAAAGATATAGGTGAGGACGACACCTTTTTCTTTAATGATAAATTCACGTCCAAATTGTACAGGGTAAAGATAGGCACTGTTGTTGCACAAAAGGAGTCTGAACCTGAGAAGCAGGAGACACGACAAAGAGTGGAAGAGGACAGAAAACCTCAGATCGAAGCAGCCATTGTGAGGATCATGAAGTCGAGACGGGTGCTAGATCACAACAACATTGTATCAGAGGTTACTAAACAACTACAACCACGATTCCTCCCGAACCCAGTTGTTATCAAGAAACGAATTGAATCTCTAATCGAGCGTGAGTTTTTGGAGAGGGACAAAACGGATAGGAAGATGTATCGTTACCTAGCTTGA